Part of the Geodermatophilus obscurus DSM 43160 genome is shown below.
ACCGGCGCCTTGCGCCAGTCCACGGCGACCTGGTCGGCGAGGTAGGGGTCGCGGGCGCGGATCCGGGCGATGGCCCCGTGGGCGACGACGCAGTACAGGCAGTCGTTGGCCGCGCTGGTGGCGACCACGACCAGCTCCCGGTCGGCCGTGGACAGCCCCGGCGTGTCCTTGTCCATGAGCGCGTCGTGCAGCGCGAAGAAGGCCGCCGCCTCGGCCGGGCGCCAGGCCAGCGCGGCGAAGACGTTGGGCAGGAAGCCCGAACGCTCCTCCACCTCGGCGTAGCGCTCGCGCAGCTGCTCGGGCAGCTCGTCGCGCGGGGGGACGGGGAAGCGGCTGACCGGCCCGGTGCTCACCGGGCCACCCTGCCCCGCCGCGCGTGCCGCGGCCAGCGGGAGGACCACCCTGCACGGCCCCCACAGGATCCCGCCGGCCCCGTCCAGGGCACCGCCCCGAGCTCGCGAGGGGTGGGGAGGACGGGTCCTCCTGCTAGCGGAGGACGACCGCCGAGGGGGTGCTGACGTCGATGGTGTCGGCCGGCGCGAGGTTCCCGGCCTGCAGCTGGCCGAGCAGCGCGACGAGCGCATCCGCCTTCGCGCCGGCCTCCTCCGCGCTCCCCCACAGCACGGTGGTGCCGTCCTCGAGGGTGAGCGTGACGTCCTCGGCGCTGGTCGCCCGGGCGTCGGCCAGGTCGACGCGGACGTCCTCCGGCAGCACGACCAAGGCGGCCAGCGCGGCGCGCGTGGCGGGGTCCTCGGGTCCGGGGTCGGCCACCTCGAGCGGCACCACGCCGACCGGCGGGTACCCCGTGACCGTGTCGAAGAGGACGCCGTCGGCGTCGACCAGCGAGCGGGTCCCGGACTCCT
Proteins encoded:
- a CDS encoding peroxidase-related enzyme (This protein belongs to a clade of uncharacterized proteins related to peroxidases such as the alkylhydroperoxidase AhpD.): MSTGPVSRFPVPPRDELPEQLRERYAEVEERSGFLPNVFAALAWRPAEAAAFFALHDALMDKDTPGLSTADRELVVVATSAANDCLYCVVAHGAIARIRARDPYLADQVAVDWRKAPVSDRLRAVLEVAVRLAVEPVAVTAADLDRLRGHGLTEDDVWDVGAIVSLFALSNRLAHWAAIPPNEEFFLLGRVPRR